A window from Triticum aestivum cultivar Chinese Spring chromosome 6D, IWGSC CS RefSeq v2.1, whole genome shotgun sequence encodes these proteins:
- the LOC123142899 gene encoding uncharacterized protein: MRKRDLGILLLGAFAVFFSLQHEGDFSFREAWYHLSDDGFPIKHDADRLPPPLVADLNGDGRREVLLPTHDAKIQVLQLPAHAGLASAAALDGFHEARVMAEISLLPANVRVAAGRRPVAMAVGAVDRSYKHAEVRKQVLVVVTSGWAVMCFDHNLKKLWETSLGDDFPHAAHHREVAVSVTNYTLKHGDAGLVIVGGRMEMQHHSADLFDDFMTSEHGREEHRRSASEKQASEAGNVDVRHFALYAFSGRTGALRWSRKNENIQAQPTDASAMIPQHNYKLDVHALNSRHPGEYECRQFRESILGVMPHHWDRREDTFLQLAHFRKHKRKELKKTQGKNVVNNVHKPIEHNPLGKDDTNRISKVIGKAADLAGSAKGKKSLHTVYIPTITNYTQVWWVPNVVVAHEKEGIEAIHLASGRTLCKLHLTEGGLHADINGDGVLDHVQVVGGNGAEQTVVSGSMEVLKPCWAVATSGVPVREQLFNVSICHYNHLNLFHHGDFSRSFGRSFDPSGLEVATPVLLERDDGHKHRRGSHGDIIFLTSRGEVTSYTPGLLGHDAMWRWQLSTGATWSNLPSPSGMMENVVVPTLKTFSLRAYDPKQVIIAGGDQEAVVISPDGSLLTSIDLPAPPTHALILEDFSGDGLTDVILVTSGGVYGFVQTRQPGALFFSTLVGFLIVVIGVIFVSLHLNSSNGGKPRSNGQR, from the exons ATGCGGAAGCGCGACCTCGGCATCCTCCTCCTCGGCGCCTTCGCCGTCTTCTTCTCCCTCCAG CACGAGGGCGACTTCTCGTTCCGGGAGGCGTGGTACCACCTGTCGGACGACGGGTTCCCCATCAAGCACGACGCggaccgcctcccgccgccgctcgtcgccgacCTCAACGGCGACGGCCGGCGCGAGGTGCTGCTCCCCACCCACGACGCCAAGATCCAGGTCCTCCAGCTCCCGGCCCACGCCGGGCTGGCCTCCGCGGCCGCCCTCGACGGCTTCCACGAGGCGCGCGTCATGGCCGAGATCTCCCTGCTCCCCGCCAACGTGcgcgtcgccgccggccgccgccccgtcgccatgGCCGTCGGCGCCGTCGACCGCTCCTACAAGCACGCCGAGGTCCGCAAGCAGGTGCTCGTCGTCGTCACCTCCGGCTGGGCCGTCATGTGCTTCGACCACAACCTCAAGAAGCTCTGGGAGACGAGCCTCGGGGACGACTTCCCCCACGCCGCGCACCACCGCGAGGTCGCCGTCTCCGTTACCAACTACACGCTCAAGCACGGCGACGCCGGGCTCGTCATCGTCGGTGGAAGGATGGAGATGCAGCACCAT TCCGCAGATCTCTTCGATGACTTCATGACCTCCGAACACGGCAGGGAAGAGCACCGCAGAAGTGCCAGCGAAAAACAG GCTTCGGAGGCTGGCAACGTAGACGTGCGTCATTTTGCGCTTTATGCCTTCTCTGGCCGCACCGGTGCGTTAAGGTGGAGCCGGAAGAATGAG AACATCCAGGCACAGCCAACAGATGCTTCGGCGATGATACCACAGCATAATTACAAGCTTGATGTCCATGCCCTTAATAGCCGTCATCCTGGGGAG TATGAATGCCGGCAATTCAGAGAATCAATTCTTGGCGTCATGCCTCACCATTGG GATAGGAGAGAGGATACTTTCCTACAACTTGCACATTTCAGGAAGCATAAAAGGAAAGAATTAAAGAAAACACAAGGAAAAAACGTTGTTAATAACGTGCACAAGCCTATTGAACACAATCCACTCGGAAAGGATGATACTAATAGAATATCCAAAGTGATCGGGAAAGCTGCAGATCTGGCTGGCTCAGCTAAAGGCAAAAAG TCTCTGCACACAGTTTATATTCCTACAATCACTAATTATACTCAAGTTTGGTGGGTTCCCAATGTTGTTGTTGCACATGAAAAGGAAGGGATAGAGGCTATTCATCTAGCTTCTGGACGTACGCTTTGCAAG CTTCATTTGACAGAAGGAGGCCTTCATGCAGATATTAATGGAGATGGAGTTCTTGATCATGTTCAG GTTGTCGGTGGAAATGGTGCTGAGCAAACTGTTGTTAGCGGGTCCATGGAGGTGCTGAAACCCTGTTGGGCAGTTGCTACATCCGGTGTACCAGTGCGGGAGCAACTTTTCAATGTTTCTATCTGCCATTACAACCATCTCAACCTGTTCCATCACGGTGACTTTTCAAGAAGTTTTGGGAGGTCATTTGATCCATCTGGCTTAGAGGTGGCAACCCCAGTTCTGCTCGAGAGAGATGATGGTCATAAACACAGAAGAGGAAGTCATGGCGATATCATCTTTCTAACAAGCAGGGGAGAG GTGACCTCGTACACCCCAGGCCTACTTGGTCACGATGCGATGTGGAGATGGCAGCTATCGACAGGCGCTACATGGTCCAACCTTCCATCTCCATCAGGGATGATGGAGAACGTCGTGGTTCCTACTCTCAAGACCTTCTCCCTGAGAGCCTATGACCCAAAGCAGGTGATCATTGCGGGCGGAGACCAGGAGGCCGTGGTGATTTCTCCTGATGGCAGCCTACTGACATCCATTGATCTCCCCGCGCCTCCGACCCACGCGCTGATCCTTGAGGATTTCTCCGGCGACGGTCTGACCGACGTCATCCTGGTGACGTCCGGGGGAGTGTACGGGTTTGTGCAGACGAGGCAGCCGGGGGCCCTCTTCTTCAGCACGCTCGTCGGCTTCTTGATTGTCGTGATCGGGGTGATCTTTGTCTCTCTGCACCTCAACTCGTCGAACGGTGGTAAACCGAGGTCGAACGGCCAAAGATGA
- the LOC123140655 gene encoding leucoanthocyanidin dioxygenase 2, with protein MARVEALSMSGATAIPAEYVRPQEERQGLGDAYDEAAASWSAAGSPRIPVVDVAAFDAADPGSPSSLAVVDAVRAAAEEWGVMHVAGHGIPEELIDSLRGAGTGFFRMPIADKEAYANDPAAGRLEGYGSRLAGSAGEDGKREWEDYLFHMLHPDARADHALWPAHPPEYVPVTKTFGEHVSALSSRLLAILSLGLGVPADTLERRLRLTSGETQVEDDLLLKLKINYYPRCPQPELAVGVEAHTDVSALSFILTNGVPGLQVLLPGDGQTWVTARDEPGTLVVHVGDALEILSNGRYTSVLHRGLVNRQAVRVSWVVFAEPPPDSVLLRPLPELLADGAEKPRFEPRTFRQHLERKVLKKTNDQEEEEVVKKPPVVAQEEEKEVVKKPPVAGEEEEKGEATEPLVAGEEEHKVVKKEQSEQEEAKMAPVAANLVEVN; from the coding sequence ATGGCGCGCGTGGAGGCGCTGAGCATGAGCGGCGCCACGGCGATCCCGGCCGAGTACGTCCGGCCGCAGGAGGAGCgccagggcctgggcgacgcctacGACGAGGCGGCGGCCAGCTGGTCCGCGGCCGGCTCCCCACGGATCCCCGTCGTCGACGTGGCCGCCTTCGACGCCGCGGACCCTGGCTCGCCCTCCAGCCTCGCCGTCGTCGACGCCGTGCGCGCGGCTGCGGAGGAATGGGGCGTCATGCACGTGGCCGGCCACGGCATCCCGGAGGAGCTCATCGATTCGCTGCGCGGCGCCGGCACGGGGTTCTTCCGCATGCCGATCGCCGACAAGGAGGCCTACGCCAACgacccggcggcggggcggctcgagGGGTAcggcagccggctggccggctcgGCCGGAGAGGACGGGAAGAGGGAGTGGGAGGACTACCTGTTCCACATGCTCCACCCCGACGCCCGCGCCGACCACGCGCTCTGGCCGGCGCACCCGCCCGAGTACGTGCCCGTCACCAAGACCTTCGGGGAGCACGTCAGCGCGCTCTCGTCCCGGCTcctcgccatcctctccctcggGCTCGGCGTCCCGGCCGACACcctcgagcgccgcctccgccTCACCTCCGGCGAGACACAGGTGGAGGACGACCTGCTGCTGAAGCTCAAGATCAACTACTACCCGCGGTGCCCGCAGCCGGAGCTGGCGGTGGGCGTGGAGGCGCACACCGACGTCTCCGCGCTCTCCTTCATCCTCACCAACGGCGTGCCGGGCCTGCAGGTGCTCCTCCCCGGCGACGGCCAGACCTGGGTCACCGCGCGCGACGAGCCGGGCACGCTCGTCGTCCACGTCGGCGACGCGCTGGAGATCCTCAGCAACGGGCGCTACACCAGCGTGCTCCACCGCGGGCTCGTCAACCGCCAGGCCGTGCGCGTCTCCTGGGTCGTCTTCGCCGAGCCGCCGCCCGACTCCGTGCTGCTGCGCCCGCTGCCGGAGCTCCTTGCGGACGGCGCCGAGAAGCCGCGCTTCGAGCCGCGCACCTTCAGGCAGCACCTCGAGCGCAAGGTCCTCAAGAAGACGAATgatcaagaggaggaggaggttgttAAGAAGCCGCCCGTTGTCGCtcaagaggaggagaaggaggttgTTAAGAAGCCgccggtcgccggcgaggaggaggagaagggggaggCCACGGAGCCgctggtcgccggcgaggaggagcacaaggtggtgaagaaggagcaGAGTGAGCAGGAGGAGGCCAAGATGGCGCCGGTGGCAGCCAACCTAGTGGAAGTTAATTAA